The proteins below are encoded in one region of Levilactobacillus namurensis:
- a CDS encoding alpha-galactosidase: MSITINPAATVFHLQTDHTSYIVEILPNQTLGQVYYGDRIPVKDAYPNLTAREERGGTPTWHDDLPDFQPELVKTEYASFGKGDYRYPAFQLTQPNGSRISEFVYQDYQLTAGKQRLPKLPSTFDDTQDDAQTLTITLKDRLTGVLQHLNYAVFPHQDVIVRSATFENPTATAVTLNTAYSAQLDLPDDRYDFLQFAGDWARERHLYRNRLRPGSQSIASLRGASSAQENPFMMLARPETTETQGSAYGLNLVYSGNFNDSVEVNQFATSRVLIGINPTEFAWNLGPESTFQTPEAILSYTSAGLNQLSQQMGDFYQHHLVNSKFANQERPVLINNWEATYFDFDEAKLMTIVRQAHDLGIDMFVLDDGWFGHRNDDTTSLGDWVTNQPKFPQGLPHFCDQVHALDMQLGLWFEPEMVSKDSDLYRAHPDWLIGDPHAELTPSRHQFVLDMSRKDVVDYLAQRISQIIDETHLDYIKWDMNRNITEAFSHQLEATSQLELAHRYILGVYDLYDRLTQAYPDVLFESCASGGGRFDLGMMYYAPQAWTSDDTDAVERLKIQYGTSYGYPQAMMGAHVSAVPNEQNGRITSLTTRGAVAFFGDLGYELDITQMTPDELQQIKEQVAFYHQYRRLFQFGKFYRIDSPFAGDGNLTSWGVVAPDQSQGIFGRYQLLNHPNAPYQRQFFQGLDPKRQYRVNGGAEHFSGTELMAAGYFVPSVKPAKGYSSDFSAQLFIVEAV; the protein is encoded by the coding sequence ATGTCGATCACCATTAATCCAGCGGCCACGGTCTTTCATCTCCAGACCGACCACACCAGCTATATCGTTGAAATACTGCCTAACCAGACCTTAGGACAGGTCTACTACGGCGACCGGATTCCCGTCAAAGACGCCTATCCCAACCTCACCGCGCGCGAGGAGCGGGGCGGGACCCCGACTTGGCATGACGACCTGCCGGACTTTCAACCGGAACTGGTCAAGACCGAGTACGCGAGCTTTGGGAAGGGAGATTACCGCTACCCGGCCTTTCAGCTGACGCAGCCCAATGGTAGTCGGATTTCCGAATTCGTCTACCAAGACTATCAGCTGACGGCGGGCAAGCAGCGGTTGCCCAAGTTGCCATCGACCTTCGACGACACCCAAGATGATGCACAGACGTTGACCATCACCTTGAAGGACCGGTTGACGGGGGTCTTACAACACCTAAACTACGCGGTCTTCCCGCACCAGGACGTGATCGTCCGCAGTGCGACTTTCGAAAACCCGACGGCCACGGCGGTCACCCTGAACACCGCTTACAGCGCCCAGCTGGATCTGCCGGATGACCGGTACGATTTCCTCCAGTTCGCCGGCGATTGGGCCCGGGAACGGCACCTGTACCGCAACCGACTGCGGCCGGGCAGTCAGAGCATCGCCAGTCTCCGCGGCGCCTCGAGTGCCCAGGAGAACCCGTTCATGATGCTGGCCCGACCGGAGACCACCGAGACCCAGGGGAGCGCCTATGGCCTGAACCTGGTGTACTCGGGGAACTTCAACGATAGCGTTGAGGTCAACCAGTTCGCCACCAGCCGAGTCTTAATCGGGATCAACCCGACCGAGTTCGCCTGGAACCTGGGACCAGAGAGCACCTTCCAGACGCCGGAAGCCATCTTGAGCTATACGTCGGCGGGACTCAACCAGTTGTCCCAGCAAATGGGGGACTTCTACCAGCACCACTTGGTAAATTCGAAGTTTGCCAACCAGGAGCGTCCGGTCTTAATCAATAACTGGGAAGCCACTTACTTTGATTTCGATGAAGCCAAACTCATGACCATCGTCCGGCAGGCCCACGACCTGGGAATCGACATGTTCGTCTTGGATGACGGCTGGTTCGGCCACCGTAACGACGACACCACGTCGCTAGGCGATTGGGTCACCAATCAGCCTAAGTTCCCGCAGGGCTTGCCGCACTTCTGTGACCAGGTCCACGCGCTAGATATGCAGCTGGGACTGTGGTTTGAACCGGAAATGGTCTCCAAGGACAGCGACCTCTACCGGGCCCATCCGGATTGGCTGATTGGCGACCCGCATGCTGAGCTGACACCTAGCCGGCACCAGTTCGTCTTGGACATGTCCCGTAAAGACGTGGTCGACTATCTGGCACAACGGATCAGTCAAATCATCGATGAGACCCACCTAGATTACATCAAGTGGGACATGAATCGGAACATCACCGAAGCCTTCAGCCATCAGCTGGAAGCGACCAGCCAACTGGAGTTAGCGCACCGTTATATCCTGGGGGTCTACGATCTGTATGACCGGTTGACGCAGGCTTACCCGGACGTTTTGTTCGAGTCCTGCGCGTCCGGGGGCGGACGGTTCGACTTGGGGATGATGTACTACGCTCCCCAAGCTTGGACCAGCGACGATACGGATGCCGTGGAGCGTTTGAAGATCCAGTACGGCACGTCGTACGGGTACCCGCAAGCCATGATGGGCGCCCACGTCTCCGCGGTGCCGAACGAGCAGAACGGGCGAATCACGTCACTGACTACCCGGGGTGCGGTCGCCTTCTTCGGGGACCTGGGTTACGAGTTAGACATCACCCAGATGACGCCGGACGAGTTGCAGCAGATCAAGGAACAGGTGGCCTTTTACCACCAGTACCGGCGGCTCTTCCAGTTCGGTAAATTCTACCGGATCGACAGTCCGTTTGCCGGTGATGGCAACCTGACCAGCTGGGGCGTGGTGGCGCCCGACCAGTCTCAAGGCATCTTCGGGCGGTACCAATTGTTGAATCACCCTAACGCGCCGTACCAGCGCCAGTTCTTCCAGGGGCTGGATCCTAAACGGCAGTACAGGGTCAACGGCGGGGCAGAACACTTCTCTGGGACCGAGCTGATGGCGGCAGGGTACTTCGTGCCGTCCGTGAAGCCGGCCAAGGGATATTCCAGCGACTTCAGCGCCCAGTTGTTCATCGTCGAAGCGGTTTAG
- a CDS encoding sugar O-acetyltransferase, translated as MLAGQLYDPSEASLMAEQTRYQAALAEYNQLPFTDIAGRSRWLQAHLATVGPDCYLEQPFYANWGGHHVHLGAGVYANFHLTLVDDGDIFIGDHTMLGPNVTLATAGHPVEPQLRRRAYQYNRPIHLGENVWLGANVTVLPGVTIGENTVVGAGSLVTKDLPANVVAYGTPATVQRPIDDRDRRTYYQQETIDLEIPSQEERHHVDHH; from the coding sequence ATGTTAGCCGGTCAGCTCTACGACCCCAGCGAGGCCAGTCTGATGGCCGAACAGACCCGCTACCAGGCGGCTCTGGCCGAGTATAACCAGTTACCCTTTACCGATATCGCCGGTCGGAGTCGGTGGCTCCAAGCACACCTCGCAACGGTGGGGCCGGACTGTTACTTAGAACAACCATTTTATGCCAACTGGGGTGGCCACCACGTCCATCTGGGGGCGGGGGTCTACGCCAACTTTCATTTAACGCTGGTCGACGACGGTGATATCTTCATCGGCGACCACACCATGTTGGGGCCCAACGTGACGTTAGCCACGGCGGGTCACCCGGTCGAGCCCCAGCTGCGCCGGCGCGCCTACCAGTATAATCGCCCGATTCATTTAGGCGAAAATGTCTGGTTGGGGGCCAACGTTACGGTCTTGCCCGGCGTCACCATTGGCGAGAATACCGTGGTGGGCGCCGGCAGCCTGGTCACTAAGGACCTGCCGGCCAACGTGGTCGCTTATGGGACCCCCGCCACCGTGCAGCGGCCCATCGATGATCGCGACCGGCGCACCTATTATCAACAGGAAACCATTGATTTAGAGATTCCAAGTCAGGAGGAACGTCACCATGTCGATCACCATTAA